One Thalassotalea hakodatensis DNA segment encodes these proteins:
- a CDS encoding carbon-nitrogen hydrolase family protein: MVNISAIQLTTAPDVATNLTVIEQQLSTLTANTNQQHIVVLPECCLYFGGKDSQQLALAAQTCHDDALRVALAALAKKYEVCLIAGSVPLYQAKEDKFTNSCCVFNAAGHEVAQYDKLHLFDVEVQDSERHYVESKYTLAGDKVVTVDIAGITVGLTICYDLRFPELFRQLRNKGAQVITVPSAFTKVTGEAHWHALLRARAIENQVYIVAAGQYGTHNNGRETYGHSIIIDPWGEIIEQLPEGIGHIMAQIDTSKITQVRKAIPVQTHNKFTTKLINHE; this comes from the coding sequence ATGGTTAATATATCTGCGATTCAATTAACAACAGCACCAGATGTTGCAACAAATTTAACGGTTATTGAGCAACAACTGAGTACATTAACAGCTAATACTAATCAACAACATATAGTGGTGTTACCAGAATGCTGTTTATATTTTGGTGGTAAAGATTCTCAGCAACTCGCTTTAGCAGCGCAAACTTGTCATGATGATGCCTTAAGAGTGGCTTTAGCAGCGTTAGCTAAAAAGTATGAAGTATGTTTAATTGCAGGCAGTGTACCTTTGTATCAAGCAAAGGAAGATAAATTTACTAATAGTTGTTGTGTGTTTAACGCTGCTGGTCATGAAGTGGCTCAATACGATAAGTTACATTTATTTGATGTTGAAGTTCAAGACAGTGAAAGACACTATGTAGAGTCAAAATATACCTTAGCGGGTGATAAGGTGGTAACTGTAGATATAGCAGGTATCACTGTTGGGCTGACTATTTGTTATGATCTTCGTTTTCCTGAGTTATTTAGACAATTGCGAAATAAAGGTGCACAAGTTATTACTGTACCGAGTGCATTCACTAAAGTAACTGGCGAAGCACATTGGCATGCATTGTTACGCGCACGTGCGATAGAAAATCAAGTGTATATTGTTGCGGCAGGCCAATATGGCACGCACAACAATGGTAGAGAAACATATGGACATAGTATAATTATTGATCCATGGGGAGAAATTATTGAACAGCTTCCTGAAGGTATTGGGCATATTATGGCGCAAATAGATACCTCAAAAATTACACAGGTAAGAAAAGCAATACCTGTTCAAACTCACAACAAATTTACAACGAAGTTAATCAATCATGAATGA
- a CDS encoding TonB-dependent receptor, with protein sequence MKFIPVVTLLTLSSASSIVFAAQQVSGIVKNASGEPIQYAKVAIVNSKKVVLTDEFGRFSFTGIESNDVELHVSAKNFAHQNQKIALSSDNRTKINFSLKPSVMEVVDVHATPLHSSTIESALPVNVIASDELRTKQASTLGETLKNEVGVHSTYFGPVSSSPIIRGLDGPRVLITQNGLDVGDASRVGPDHVVSTESATAQQIEVLRGPATLFYGSGAIGGVVNVVDNRVPKHLGDEFSYLAKHNTVASEDELSLMANTSVGNMAFHVDGFWRDGDDYKIPGYAELEHDEDHDEHDEEHDHEEEHEEHAQEKGILANSASKSSGFTIGTSFILDEGFIGFSYGKSNREYGIPGHSHGEEHNEHEEEHDHDHEEDHDAHEENVWGDLTQERLQFLSELNFNKGIVNKVASKLSYTDYQHKEIEGDEIGTVFNSEMLEARFDIFHNEMFGWKGAWTLHYKTNDFEAIGAEAFTPPSETNSVALAWLEERHFNDLLVQLGVRIEHVEVSAHNDESHDEDEHDGEHHHDENELTSQDFTPVSLSAGFVWDYQPGYNIGLSLAYSQRAPSAAELFSNGPHIGTNTFEKGAIYSLHNDHFHIEQEGIELETATNIDLTWRKFEGDLGFVLGAFYNQVDDYFYQTNTGLFVETHHEHGDHEEEHDEHEDEHHEGEEDHHEEFSDEGLPVYVYQQRDVEMYGVEAEVIYQWTSNLRSNVYADYTRAKLKSGGNLPRIPPMRIGATIDYTAQNYSAQLSVNHYFDQDDISQYEEETKGYTLVDAHVNYYLDGIGDDFVLFVKGNNLTDEEARVHTSFLKNVAPLPGRGIELGIRGSF encoded by the coding sequence ATGAAATTTATCCCCGTAGTGACGTTATTAACGTTATCGTCAGCATCCTCTATTGTTTTTGCCGCGCAACAAGTCTCAGGCATCGTAAAAAATGCAAGTGGTGAACCGATTCAATACGCTAAAGTTGCTATTGTAAACAGTAAAAAAGTGGTTCTAACGGATGAATTTGGTAGGTTTAGCTTTACAGGGATAGAGTCAAACGATGTTGAATTACATGTTAGTGCGAAAAATTTTGCTCATCAGAATCAAAAAATCGCACTGTCATCTGACAACCGAACAAAAATTAACTTCTCATTAAAACCCAGTGTGATGGAAGTAGTTGATGTGCATGCAACGCCATTACATTCTTCTACCATTGAATCTGCATTGCCTGTTAATGTTATTGCTAGTGATGAATTACGTACAAAACAAGCATCAACGTTAGGCGAAACGTTAAAAAATGAAGTGGGTGTGCATTCTACTTATTTTGGCCCAGTTTCTAGTAGCCCAATTATCCGTGGATTAGATGGCCCTCGCGTTTTAATCACACAAAATGGTTTAGATGTGGGTGATGCCTCTCGCGTTGGTCCAGATCATGTGGTGTCGACGGAATCTGCTACCGCACAACAAATTGAAGTATTACGTGGTCCAGCAACGTTATTTTATGGCAGTGGTGCCATTGGTGGCGTTGTTAACGTGGTCGATAACCGTGTACCAAAACACCTCGGCGATGAATTTAGCTATTTAGCAAAACACAACACAGTGGCATCAGAAGACGAGCTGAGTTTAATGGCTAATACTTCTGTCGGTAATATGGCGTTTCATGTTGATGGTTTTTGGCGGGATGGTGATGATTACAAAATACCAGGTTATGCAGAGCTGGAGCACGACGAAGATCATGATGAACATGATGAAGAGCACGATCATGAAGAGGAACATGAAGAGCATGCGCAAGAAAAAGGTATTTTAGCTAATAGTGCTTCTAAGTCTTCTGGCTTTACCATTGGTACAAGTTTTATTCTTGATGAAGGGTTTATTGGCTTTTCATACGGAAAAAGCAATCGTGAGTACGGAATACCAGGGCACAGCCATGGAGAAGAGCATAATGAACACGAAGAAGAGCACGACCATGATCATGAAGAAGATCATGATGCTCACGAAGAAAATGTTTGGGGTGATTTAACCCAAGAACGTTTACAGTTTTTAAGTGAATTGAACTTCAATAAAGGCATTGTTAATAAAGTTGCGAGCAAATTATCTTATACAGACTATCAGCATAAAGAAATTGAGGGCGATGAAATCGGCACTGTTTTTAACAGTGAGATGTTAGAGGCTCGCTTTGATATCTTCCATAATGAAATGTTTGGCTGGAAAGGTGCTTGGACCCTTCATTATAAAACCAATGACTTTGAAGCTATTGGTGCGGAAGCTTTTACACCGCCATCAGAAACAAACTCTGTTGCATTAGCTTGGTTAGAGGAGCGTCATTTTAATGATCTTCTCGTACAGCTTGGTGTGCGTATAGAGCATGTAGAAGTTAGCGCACATAATGATGAATCGCATGACGAAGATGAACATGATGGTGAGCACCATCACGATGAAAACGAATTAACATCTCAAGATTTTACGCCAGTAAGTTTGTCAGCAGGTTTCGTTTGGGATTATCAGCCAGGATATAACATTGGCTTATCATTAGCCTATTCGCAACGAGCACCTTCTGCAGCAGAGTTATTTTCAAATGGGCCGCATATAGGGACTAATACGTTTGAAAAGGGGGCGATTTACTCATTGCATAATGATCACTTCCATATCGAACAAGAGGGTATTGAACTAGAAACGGCAACGAACATAGATTTAACGTGGCGTAAATTTGAAGGTGATTTAGGCTTCGTGCTTGGGGCGTTTTATAATCAGGTTGATGATTATTTTTATCAAACCAATACGGGTCTTTTTGTTGAAACACATCACGAACATGGTGATCATGAAGAAGAGCATGATGAACACGAAGATGAGCACCATGAAGGTGAAGAAGATCATCACGAAGAATTTTCAGATGAAGGTTTGCCTGTTTATGTGTATCAACAACGCGATGTGGAAATGTATGGTGTTGAGGCTGAGGTGATTTATCAATGGACATCAAACCTTCGCTCAAATGTGTATGCAGACTATACGCGCGCTAAATTGAAATCAGGTGGCAACTTACCGCGTATACCGCCAATGCGAATTGGTGCAACCATAGATTATACGGCGCAAAATTATAGTGCCCAATTGTCTGTTAATCATTATTTTGATCAAGATGATATTTCACAATACGAAGAAGAAACAAAAGGTTACACGTTAGTTGATGCCCATGTTAATTATTATTTAGATGGTATTGGCGATGATTTCGTCTTATTTGTTAAGGGTAACAACCTTACCGATGAAGAGGCGCGTGTACATACATCATTTTTAAAGAATGTCGCACCTTTGCCGGGGCGAGGTATTGAGTTAGGAATTCGAGGCAGTTTTTAA
- the nagX gene encoding transmembrane glucosamine N-acetyltransferase NagX, with protein MTQQVAGVQPPKKKRLLSIDALRGFDMFWILGGEKLFLAFFVITGWSFFHFWAKQMEHSTWHGFTAYDLIFPLFIFLSGVSLGIAAKPLSTYPPEKAKATLRQGIKRLALLLLFGVIYNHAWGRGLPVNIDDVRFASVLGRIGISWFVAALLVWYVSEKTQWFVAVGILIGYWLLLAFVTLGGYGGGNFTADGAINVWFDQHLLPGTTYRNLPLDPEGLLSNVTSIVNALIGVFVGRFMIKNIQQPKKLVVTLLVIGCGCIALGYLWDLVFPINKTLWTSSFVLVTTGYSILLLTLFYLLIDVIGLTTWAKFFAVIGTNSIIVYLASSLINWKYTSTSLFGGLIKAAPAGWQDVILFGGMLLIQWLILYWLYCRKIFIKV; from the coding sequence ATGACTCAACAAGTAGCGGGGGTGCAGCCACCCAAGAAAAAACGGTTATTATCGATAGATGCATTACGTGGTTTTGACATGTTTTGGATTTTAGGCGGTGAAAAGCTGTTTTTAGCCTTTTTTGTGATCACTGGTTGGTCTTTCTTTCATTTTTGGGCAAAGCAAATGGAGCACTCAACTTGGCACGGCTTCACTGCTTATGATCTTATTTTTCCATTGTTCATCTTTTTATCCGGCGTTAGTTTAGGCATTGCGGCAAAACCGTTGTCAACTTATCCTCCAGAAAAGGCTAAAGCAACCCTACGTCAAGGGATCAAACGGTTAGCGTTATTATTGTTATTTGGAGTGATATACAACCATGCTTGGGGTCGAGGCTTACCGGTAAATATTGACGACGTTCGCTTTGCAAGTGTATTAGGTCGTATTGGCATTTCATGGTTTGTTGCTGCGTTACTGGTTTGGTATGTCAGTGAAAAAACTCAATGGTTTGTTGCTGTTGGCATTCTTATCGGTTATTGGTTGCTTTTAGCGTTCGTCACTTTAGGCGGTTATGGCGGTGGTAACTTCACTGCAGATGGTGCAATTAATGTTTGGTTTGATCAACATTTACTACCGGGAACTACGTATCGAAATTTACCATTAGACCCAGAAGGATTATTGTCAAATGTTACCTCTATCGTGAATGCCTTGATAGGTGTGTTTGTTGGTCGCTTTATGATTAAAAATATTCAGCAGCCGAAGAAGCTTGTAGTAACACTATTGGTGATTGGGTGTGGTTGTATTGCGTTAGGTTATCTATGGGATTTAGTGTTTCCAATCAATAAAACCTTATGGACAAGTTCGTTTGTGTTAGTGACTACTGGCTACAGCATTTTATTACTCACCTTATTTTATTTACTCATTGATGTGATTGGCTTAACAACATGGGCTAAGTTCTTTGCGGTAATAGGCACAAATTCGATCATTGTTTATCTAGCATCGAGTTTAATTAATTGGAAATACACGAGCACAAGCCTTTTTGGTGGTTTGATTAAAGCTGCTCCTGCCGGTTGGCAAGATGTGATCTTGTTCGGTGGCATGCTTCTTATACAATGGTTGATACTCTATTGGTTATATTGTCGAAAAATTTTTATAAAAGTTTAA
- a CDS encoding tellurite resistance TerB family protein has translation MFDKISAFLTSIQQDDDSAIEETITIELACTVLLCEVIRADGLMNHQEQTQLSKLVKEKFSLDETSADSLINQAIELCEHANDFHRFTSIVNHHYQPEDKIKIIALLWQLANADDHIDAIEEHTIRRIADLLHLRHSEYISAKSTVISKP, from the coding sequence ATGTTTGATAAAATCTCTGCTTTTTTAACATCAATACAACAAGATGATGATTCTGCGATTGAAGAAACCATCACAATAGAGCTTGCATGTACGGTATTGCTTTGTGAAGTGATCAGAGCTGATGGTTTAATGAACCATCAAGAACAAACGCAATTATCCAAGTTGGTAAAAGAGAAATTTTCACTTGATGAAACCTCGGCAGACTCTTTAATTAATCAAGCAATTGAATTATGTGAACACGCCAATGACTTCCATCGATTCACATCTATTGTTAATCATCATTATCAACCAGAAGATAAAATAAAAATAATTGCATTACTGTGGCAATTAGCAAACGCCGATGATCATATCGATGCCATTGAAGAGCATACTATTAGACGTATTGCTGATTTATTACATTTACGTCATAGCGAATATATTTCTGCAAAATCTACGGTGATTTCCAAGCCTTAA
- a CDS encoding CvfB family protein — protein MASLGQFNQLTILEKSDKGLVLDGQTFGQLFLPNKQVPTLQDEQSTVEVFLYRDASEQVTATTSKPFVQAEQFAYLRVKQTNKLGAFLDWGLPKDLLVPFNLQYRKMEQGKSYLVYVFVDETTGRLVASSKLDKFLDIWPADYQQWQEVDIVIGGKTDLGFKAIINHKHWGLLYQNEIFKPLRVGQKLKAFIKNVREDGRLDLSLSRAGKGKVVDFNTQLLNYLEQHDGYCQLHDKSTPAEISKTFGVSKKTYKAAVGNLLKQGKITLSESGIHLA, from the coding sequence ATGGCTTCACTTGGTCAATTTAATCAATTAACAATTTTAGAAAAGTCGGATAAAGGGTTAGTGCTTGATGGGCAAACCTTCGGACAGCTTTTCTTACCCAACAAACAAGTACCCACTTTACAAGATGAGCAATCTACGGTTGAGGTATTTTTATATCGCGATGCGAGCGAGCAAGTAACGGCAACAACCAGTAAACCTTTTGTTCAAGCTGAACAATTTGCATATTTACGGGTAAAACAAACCAATAAATTAGGCGCATTTTTAGATTGGGGATTACCTAAAGACTTGCTAGTGCCGTTCAATTTACAATATCGAAAAATGGAGCAAGGAAAGTCTTATTTAGTGTACGTTTTTGTTGATGAAACGACAGGTCGATTAGTAGCATCAAGTAAATTAGATAAATTTTTAGATATATGGCCAGCAGACTATCAACAGTGGCAAGAAGTTGACATTGTTATAGGTGGGAAAACTGATTTAGGTTTTAAAGCCATAATCAACCACAAACATTGGGGATTGCTGTATCAAAATGAAATTTTTAAACCTTTGAGAGTCGGTCAAAAGCTAAAAGCATTTATCAAAAACGTGCGTGAAGATGGCCGATTAGATCTCAGCTTGTCGCGTGCTGGCAAAGGCAAAGTGGTCGACTTTAACACGCAGTTATTGAATTATCTTGAGCAACATGATGGCTATTGTCAATTACATGACAAAAGTACGCCTGCAGAAATTTCAAAAACGTTTGGTGTGAGTAAAAAAACCTATAAAGCTGCCGTTGGAAACTTATTAAAGCAAGGAAAAATCACCCTCTCAGAAAGTGGCATTCACCTCGCTTAG
- the tldD gene encoding metalloprotease TldD: MNEVEQDLLGKGQIDQGFITDILSGINQTNIDLADLYFQSSAHESWLLEDGVVKEGSYNIERGVGVRAVSGEKTGFSYSDDISAQAIIKAADAAKGIVKAEQSGKIKVFNKQPVVQIYSDIDPLGSLTQEQKITLLHEVEAHARQQDERVKQVIVSLSGVYEKILVAANDGTYATDIRPLVRLNCSVLVESEGKRERGSAGGGARTDYSYFFDVQSDQPRYLQYAQEAVRQALVNLVAIDSPAGTLPVVLGAGWPGVLLHEAVGHGLEGDFNRKGSSAFSGKIGQQVTSEHCTIVDDGTLANRRGSLNIDDEGVPAQYNTLIEKGVLKGYMQDKHNAALMGVKATGNGRRESYAHLPMPRMTNTYMLAGDHSPTDIIKSVKKGIYAPHFAGGQVDITSGKFVFTSSEAYLIEDGVITSPIKGATLIGSGPEAMKKVSMVGNDLELDPGIGVCGKDGQSVPVGVGQPTLKVDEMTIGGTQ, encoded by the coding sequence ATGAATGAAGTTGAACAAGATTTATTAGGTAAAGGCCAAATAGATCAAGGTTTTATAACCGATATATTATCTGGTATTAATCAGACTAACATTGACCTTGCTGATTTATATTTTCAATCAAGCGCCCATGAATCTTGGCTACTAGAAGATGGCGTTGTTAAAGAAGGCTCCTATAATATTGAACGAGGAGTAGGCGTAAGAGCGGTTTCAGGAGAAAAAACTGGCTTCTCATACTCCGATGATATTTCAGCTCAAGCGATTATAAAAGCTGCTGATGCCGCCAAAGGCATCGTCAAAGCTGAACAATCTGGAAAAATTAAAGTATTTAATAAGCAACCGGTTGTGCAAATTTATAGCGATATAGACCCGTTGGGTAGTTTGACTCAAGAACAAAAGATTACCTTGTTACATGAAGTTGAAGCACATGCTAGACAACAAGATGAACGTGTAAAGCAGGTTATTGTCAGCTTATCTGGGGTTTATGAAAAAATATTAGTTGCCGCAAATGATGGCACATATGCCACTGATATTCGTCCGCTAGTTCGGTTAAATTGTTCAGTACTTGTTGAAAGTGAGGGTAAACGTGAACGCGGTAGTGCTGGTGGTGGCGCGCGAACAGATTACAGTTATTTCTTCGACGTTCAGAGTGATCAACCACGCTACCTTCAATATGCACAGGAAGCGGTTAGGCAAGCTTTAGTTAATTTAGTAGCGATTGACTCCCCAGCTGGTACATTGCCTGTTGTGTTAGGAGCAGGCTGGCCGGGCGTTTTATTGCATGAAGCTGTTGGTCACGGTTTAGAAGGTGACTTCAACCGTAAGGGATCATCTGCATTTTCTGGCAAAATCGGTCAACAAGTAACCTCTGAGCACTGTACTATTGTTGATGACGGCACTTTGGCTAATCGCCGAGGTTCTTTGAATATTGATGATGAAGGTGTGCCGGCACAATACAACACCTTGATCGAAAAGGGTGTTTTAAAAGGATATATGCAAGATAAGCATAATGCTGCATTAATGGGTGTAAAAGCTACAGGGAATGGACGTCGTGAATCTTACGCGCATTTACCGATGCCGCGGATGACAAACACTTATATGCTTGCAGGAGATCATTCACCTACTGATATTATAAAGTCCGTTAAAAAAGGCATATATGCCCCACACTTTGCGGGGGGGCAAGTTGATATTACCTCGGGTAAATTTGTGTTTACTAGTTCAGAAGCCTATTTAATCGAAGATGGTGTGATCACTTCGCCAATTAAAGGGGCAACGTTAATTGGTAGCGGACCTGAAGCGATGAAAAAAGTCAGTATGGTAGGGAATGATCTCGAATTAGACCCCGGAATTGGCGTGTGCGGCAAAGATGGGCAAAGCGTCCCCGTTGGTGTAGGACAACCAACCCTTAAAGTAGATGAAATGACCATAGGCGGCACGCAATAA